GTGAACGCGTTCGCGCTCATCATGGGCCGCCGCTCCTTCGCCGGTTCAATGATCGGCGGCATCCGTGAGACCCAGGAAATGCTGGACTTCTGTGCCGAGCACAACCTGGGCGCCGAGATCGAGGTCATCCCGGCCGAGAAGATCAACGAGGCCTACGAACGCGTTCTGGCCTCTGACGTCCGGTACCGCTTCGTCATCGACACCTCGACTTTGGTCTAACCTCCGGGCCGAACGGGCGCCGCCCCCGGGCGGCGCCCCCGAAAGCACCGTCACCGAAAGCAGCGCCGTCCTCAGGAGAGGGCGGCGCTGCTTTCGTGGATAACATCCACCAGCTGGACCGTCACGCCCCTGCTTCGGAAGAGTTCCACCGGCCCCTAGCCCGCAGTCATCACGTGGGTGAAGTGGTCGTACCGGATGGTGAGGGGGCCGCCGTCGTGCGCCAGGCTGATGTTGGCACCGTTCGGCGAGCCGCCCGCACCGTAGCTCTCAGCCCAGGACCGGTTCAGCGCGGCCTTGAACTCGTAGCTGCCGGCCGGAAGGTCAGGCACGGACAGCTTCCAGACCAGGTCGGCGGGGTCCAGCACCAGCTGGGCCTGGTCGCACGATGGCATCCAGTCTTCCGCGCAACCGAGCTCCGAATTCATGCTTCCCGCTGAGGCAACAGCGGCGGGCTGCTGGGACGCGTACACCGGGCTGAGCAGGTGGGTCGAGTGGTCGTAGCGGAACGTGACGGCACCTCCCGGGTGCTCCAGCACGATGTTCCCGCCGTTGAAGGCGCCGCCCGCCCCGTAGTTTTCGTCCCAGCCGCCGTTGAGCGCGGCCTTGAACTCGTACGTTCCGGCCGGCAGGTCAGGCACCGTGAGGCGCCAGACCTTGTCCGCGGGGTCGAGGGTCATGAAGGCGGCGTCACAGGCCGGCTGCCAGTCGTCCGGGCAGCCCAGTTCGGAATCCAGGCTGCCGGCCACCGTGACCGTGTCCGGCTGCGGGATCTCGCCCGCCACCACGGTCCGGATATCGCTCACCACGTTCGCCGCGCCCGGAACGGACATGGTTGCCCGATACCGCACGGCGGTGCCGTCGGCGAGACCCAGCGCCGCAAGGTCGTCGAAGACCGTGTAGGCCGGCGATGAACTGTCCGAACCGATGGCAATCCAGTCGCCGCCGTCAACGCTCCGCTCGAAGCTGACCGTGTAATCAGCCTTCTCGGGGCTTGCGGTGGCGCTGACTTCCACCTTGCCGTCCGCGCTGCTGCCCTCGGCCGGCTTCTGCATGGTGAGGACAGGGGCGGGGACAGTGCCGGTCCGGGCCGCGCTCGCGGACGTGTGCCCGCCGTTGTCCAGGGCCACGGCACGGTATTCCACGGCGGTGCCGGGGTTCAGCGCCGTGACCTCGTGGAACACCTGGTACGGCGCGGTGTCGTCCGTGCCGATCGGCTCCCATTCTCCGCCCGCTTTCCGCGCCTCGAAGGTGAGCTCGTAGAACGAGGAACCGTCGACGTCGGCCGCCACCCGGATCCTGCCGTTGTCTCCTTCCGCCGTGGCCGGCTCCTGAAGGGCGACGGTGGGAGCCGCCTTGGAGCGCGGGATCCGCCCGGAGGATTCGTAGACCACGGCGGACAGTGGCGGCACGGTGACTGTAAGTTTGCCGTCACCGGCTGTTTTGGCCTCCGCCGCGGGGTTGGCCGCGTCTCCTGCGCCCCCATAAATTCGGGTGTAGCTGCGTTTGGAGATGTAGGTGGGCACGGAGGCCGTCTGCTGCGTTTCGCTGTTGTTGACGGCAACGACGTATTCGCGCTGGTCCTTCGCGTCCGTGCGGGAGAACGCGTAGATGCCCTGGCCCTCGGCGGCGTACCGGTTCTGGTGGGCGCCGTTGCGCAGGGCCGGGTGCTCGGCGGTCAGTGCGGCCAGCTCGCTGATCTTGCTGTACAGGGGATGGGCGGTGTCGAAGTTGTCCGTCGCATGGGTGGCATCCGTGCCGAGCAGGTCGTCGTCCAGGTAGTCGGGCACCTTGCTGGCGAACAGGGTCTGGCGCGCGTCCTGGTCACCGCCCGGTCCCGTGAAGCCCTGCTCGTCACCGTAGTAGACCACGGGGTTGCCGCGGGAGAAGTACATCAGTTCATGGGCCAGCCGGTCTCGGGCTACCCGTTCGGCGTCGTCCGCGTCCGGGTTGTCCGCTGCGATGAAGCTGCCGATCCGGCCCATGTCGTGGTTGCCCAGGAAAGTGGGGAGTTCGTAGACATTGGAGTCGGCGTCCGTGTACCAGTCGTCCGCCGCGAAGAACGTCTCCAGCTCGCCCGCATCCCGGCTGCGGGAGGCGAAATTCCTGGCGGCATCCTGGAACGGGAAGTCCAGCACCGCCTGCATCCTGTTGCGGGTGGTGAACTGGGAAGTGAAGCTTTTGGAGGTGTCAAAGACCTCGCCGAACATAAAGAACTCGTCCTTGCCGTGGTCCTTGGCGTAGTCCAGGACCTTCGGCCCGAATTCCTGCCAGAACTCGTCGTTGACGTGCTTCATGGTGTCGATCCGGAATCCGTCCACGCCGAAGTCGCCGATCCACTTTTCATAGACGTCGATCATGCCGTTGACCACGGTGGGGTGTTCGGTGAAGAGGTCGTCCAGGCCGAAGAAGTCGCCGTAGAAGGAGTCCTCGCCCTGAAACGTGGTGTCGCCGCGGTTGTGGTAGAGCGCAGGATCGTTGAGCCACGCGGGAACCTTGAGGTCTTCTTCGCCGGCGGCCAGCTTGGGCGTGTACGGGAAGGACGTGGCCGGGTCCAGCGCGGGGAAGGTGTCCTTGCCGGCGTAGTCGCGGTCATCGAACGCCTCGCCCGCCGCCGTCTTGTAGGGAGCCGTGTCCTTCGAGATGTAGGCGGTGCGGTCACCTTCCTCGTAGCCGATCACGTCCGCCGTGTGGTTGGTGATGATGTCGAAATAGACCTTCATCCCGCGCGAGTGCGCCTCGTCGATCAGTGCCTTCAGTTCGTCGTTGGTTCCCAAGTGCGGGTCGATTTGAGTGAAGTCCGTAACCCAGTAGCCGTGGTAGCCGGCGGATTTGTCTTCCGGCTGGACCGCTTTGTTCTTGAAGCTGGGCGTCAGCCAGATGGACGTGGTGCCCAGGCCCTGGATGTAGTCGATCCTGTCCCGCAGGCCTTTCAGGTCGCCGCCGTTGTAGAAGCCCTTTTTCGTCGGGTCGAAGCCGGAGACCATCGGATCGGAGCCCAGCCCGCCGTCGTCGTTGGCGCTGCTTCCGTTACTGAAGCGGTCCGCCATGACGAAGTAGAAGTTCTCGTCCGTCACCGGTGCGCGAAGCGAATGGCCGGCGGGGGGCGCGCCGGGATTTTCCGGTTCGGGCGCCGCCTGCACGGGCGCCGAAACGGCCGACGCGGCCACCAGCGCTGCAAGCAGCGCGGCCGCCGTCCGGGACGGATTCTTACGGTTGGCACTGCGGGAAAACACGATGGGAACCTTCCGGTAAGCGACGGTGCTGTTGTGAACGGTGCTGTTGTGAAGGACGATGCTGTTGTGAAGGAAGATGCTGGAGACAGGCCATTGAGAGCCAAGTCACAACCGTAAGCGCTTACACCGACATTTTCCAGCAAATCCCAAGGTTGCTTTGTGTCCTTGGCAATTCGGTAGCATGAAACTCCACAAACAGCATCGAGGGAGCCTGCGTTTGCCAGAAAGCACACTGCCCTCCGGGCCGGCCGGGTATATGGAAAGCACTGGATCCATGGACACTGCGGAGGCCACGGTCCGCCGTCTCCGTGCGGCAGGCTGCGTCTTCGCTGAGGACGAGGCACGTCTGATTGCCGGCGCGGCGGAATCGGCCGCGGAACTGGAGGCGATGGTGGACCAGCGGATCTCGGGGCTGCCGCTCGAACACATCCTCGGTTGGGCCGAGTTCTGCGGGCTGCGAATCGGCGTGGCTACCGGAGTGTTTGTGCCCCGGCGGCGGACCGAATTCCTCGTCCGGCAGGCGGAGCTGCTGCTCGGCCGGGCACCTGACGCCGTAACGCCCGACGGCGGGCCACGCGCCGTCGTCGTCGACCTCTGCTGCGGGTCCGGGGCAGTGGGTGCGGCCCTGGCTGCGCGCCAGGACGGCATCGAACTGCATGCCTCGGACCTCGACCCGACGGCCGTGCTGTGCGCCCGGCGGAACATCGGGGCTGCCGGCGGGCGGGTGTACGAGGGTGACCTCTTCGCGCCGCTGCCGGCCGGGCTTCGCGGCAGAATCGGAATCCTGGTGGCCAACGCACCGTATGTTCCCACGGCCGCAATCCGGACCATGCCGACGGAAGCGCGAACGCATGAGCCGAGGATGTCGCTGGACGGCGGCCCGGACGGCCTGGACATCCAGCGGCGGGTCGTGGCGGAGGCCCCGGCCTGGCTGGCCCCCGGCGGGCACGTGCTCATCGAGACCAGCGCGGACCAGGCGGCGCGGACCATTGGCTTCATGCGCGAGTCAGGGCTTGCCACCCAGCTGGCCAGTGACCCGGAACTGGACGCCACTGTAGCGATCGGCCGGCTGGGCCGCTGACCGCCTGGACCGCTGAACGCATGGATGGCTGAACGCGGTCCGCAGCTTACAACCCCGCGGCGGCCGCTTCCGCTGCAGCCCGGGGCGCTGCTGCCAGAAGTTGAGAATACAACCGTACGTGGTCCTCAACCATGCGCTGGGAACTGAACCTTCGTTCGGCCTCGCGCCTGCAGTCGTTACGGTGCAGCCATTGGCAGCCCTGCAATGCCTCTGCCAGCCCGTGGACGCTGTCCGCCAGGAACCCCGTTTCGCCGTCGGCGATGATCTCCGGCGCGGATCCGCGCCGGCTGGCCACCACCGGGGTTCCTGCAGCCAGCGCCTCGATCATCACCATCCCGAACGGTTCCGGCCACTGGATGGGGTTCAGCAACGCCACGGACTCACCCAGGAGCTGGTACTTCTCTGCCGTGCACAGCTCGCCAAGGTACTCCACGTCGGGGCCCAGCAGCGGTTCGATCACGTCGTGGAAGTAGTCCTCCTCGAACGTTTCGCGCATCTTCGCCCCGATCCGCAGCGGGATCCCCGCTTCGCGCGCCACCATGATGGCCTGAAGCAGGCCCTTATTCGGGTGCATACGGCCAAGGAAACAGGCTCCGCCGGTAGGCACGGGGCTGTACGGAACAGACCGGACGTCGATGCCGTGGTGGATGACGGCGGCGATTTTCACGCCCCTCGCAGTGGACGCCTGGTGGTGCGAGATGGCCACGAGCGCCGATTCGCGCTGCATGGCCCGGTAGATCCGGGTGAGTTCATCGTCGAAGGGCCCGTGCAGTGTGGTGGCGCGCGGAATATTGGGCACTTTGGGCTGGCACAGGGGGCCGAGAAGCGTGTGGTCGTGCACGACGTCCACGTCCTCCATGGCTTCGTAGGACCGGAGCACGTGCAGGATCTCCTGCCGTCCGGAATCCATGCTCAGCTCCGAAGCTTCCGAAAGGCCCGGAACCCTCGGCACGGGACAGGTGCTGTCCCCCGACGCTGCCAGCACGACGTCGTGCCCTGCTTCGGCGAGCCCCACGGCAAGCGTGTGGACCACAGACTCCGTTCCCCCGTAGCCTGGCGGTGGAACGGGGATCCAAGGTGGTGCCAAAATGCCAATGCGCATTACGCCTCCTACATCAGCCAGCCTTCCGGCCGGGGTCATGGCGGACCCTGACCAGGTCCGCCAGGGGTCCTGCGTCCCCAGATGCAGTTCAATCGACGGCGGCAGCCCCGTCACGTTTGCGTCATTCCCCGAGACCTCGATGGTCAGCCGGGACCCGGCCAGGGGCACCTGGTCCTTGCGCAGGTAGCCGAAGCTTTCCGGGAAGGCGGGGCTGAGCCACAGCGCGCCGGTGGAAGCGGAAGGTTCAAAACGCAGCAACACACGGATGAGGTGGATCGGCGTAGCCGACGCCCAGGCCTGCGGTGAGCAGGACGAGGGGTAGGCCACCGGCGGCCGGTCCGTTTCGCGGCCAAATCCGCAGAACAGCTCCGGAAGCCTGCCGCCGAAAGCCGCTGCCGCGTCGAAAATCGCCATCGCCACCCGCTGCGCTTCCCCAATGAACCCGTATCGCATCAGCCCCGCGGCGATCAGTGCGTTGTCATGGGGCCACACCGAGCCGTTGTGGTAGCTCACAGGGTTGAATGCGCCCATGGTGGAAGCGAGGGTGCGGACGCCCCAACCCGAGAACATGTCCGGCTCCATGAGGCGTTGGGCCACGAGCGCCGCCTTGTCATCGTCCACAATGCCCGACCACAGGCAATGGCCCATGTTGGAGGCGCACGCATCGACCGGCCGCTTGTCCTTGTCCAGGGCAACGGCGAAGTAGCCGCGCTGCGGTAGCCAGAACCTGCGGTTGAACTCCTCCTTGAGCGCGGCAGCCCTGTCACCCCAGGCATGGGCAAGCCCCGTATCGCCGGAGTCCAGTGCCAGCATCGCCCGGGCCAGGTAGGCGCTGTACACGTATCCCTGGACCTCGCACAGGGCTATCGGCGGCTCGGCGAGCGTGCCGTCCGCGAAGTTGATGCCGTCGTAGGAGTCTTTCCAGCCCTGGTTGAGGAGCCCGTGCCGTGTGGCGCGCTCGTATTCCACAAACCCGTCCCCGTCGCGGTCGCCGTGGCGGGTAATCCATTCCAGCGCGCGGTCCGCATGGGGAAGGAGCGCCTGCACCGCCTGCGGCTCGAGCCCCCACCGGCTGACTTCACCCAGGAGGGTCACGAACAGGGGCGTCGCGTCCGCCGTTCCGTAGTACGTCTTGTCGCCGCCCAGTGACAGGGCGGCGCTGGATCCGAGGCGCACCTCGTGGAGTATCCGTCCGGGCTGCTCCTCGGTGAGCTCGTTGACCCTTTGCCCCTGGTACTCCGCGAGCGTCTGCAGCGTGCCCAGGGCGATCGTGGGATCAACCGGGAGTGCCATCAGTGACGTCAGCAGTGAGTCGCGTCCGAACAGTGCCATGAACCAGGGAGCTCCCGCCGCAATGACGGTGCGGTCCGGATGCGCCGGGTCCGTGATCCGGAGCGCGCCCAGGTCGCGCTGGCTCTGGCGCAGAATTCGTTCGAACACGGGGTTGTCCATGGTGATTTGCGGTGCCGCCGCCCCCCAGTTCCGGTGGCGCAGCGCAGGCACCGATTCGTGCTGCGGTGTGCTGGCGGAGAACTTGCCTGCCGGTTCGCTCCCGTCGGAGCTGGGCGTGACCACGATGGTGGCGGTCCAGGACCCCTTCGCGGGGACCGTTACCTTGAACATCACACCGTGGCGGTTGACGTCCGCTCCCGGCGCCCGGACAGCCACACCCAGTATCCGGCCGTTGTGGCGCCCGCTGATGATCAGCCGGTCACCCTCCGGCCGGTGCGAGGGACGCAGTTGGCGGGTCTTCCGCCCGGCCTTGACCTCGAACAGGTCCGCGAAGTCCGCCTCCACGGCCAGTTTGATGCTGCAGGGCGCCGGAGAGCTGGAGTAGTTGCGCACAGTCAGTGTCTCCCGGACGCCGTCGCCCACCTGCCGGTCCCGCTCAATCACCATGGGGCGGTCGGCGGCGCCATCCGGCTGCGGTGCCCGGCCTGTGAAGACAGCCCGGTAGGGTTCGGGGTTCACCACAGTCAGTTCCTCGACAAGGTGGTTGTTGACCAGCAGGTTCCAGCGGGAAATGATCCTGGTGTCCTGGTAGAAGGCGCCGTGCGCCAAGGCAGGGTCCAGGTCCCCGTTAAGGGCTGAAATGAAGAACGACGATCCTTCAACGATGGTGACGGCGTCATGGCCGATGGAGCCGGCCGTGTCAAGGTTCCAGCCGGTCATGGCCCGGGCCAGGGAGTGCGCAGCACGGCTGAGGGCATCGGACGTGGTGCCGGGCGTCGAAAGCTCATGAATTCACTCCGGACTGAGGATTCAAAGGCTGACTGCTTAGCCACCCACATTCTAGAATTCCGCGCGGCCCCCCACAAGATTCTTTGGACCCTAGTGAAGCCCGGAACGCCAGGCAGCCCGGCGCCGCCTCAAGGGAGGGGTGCGCGGGCAAAAAGGCCGACCCGGCCGGACCAGTAGTCCGGCCGGGTAGGCCCCGAATGTTGGTAAGTCCTAGGTCCGGTCAGGGTTCGTGTTGGTGGCGGCGCCGTCGGGCGTGGCGCCGCCTTCGTCGGACCAGTCCTGGCCGGTTGCGTCGTTCAGTGCCGGATCGCTGCTGACGTCCGGCGTGCCGGCGTCGGAGGTGCCCAGGTTGACGGTTTCCGGATAAGTGCTGTGCGAAGGGACGTAGTCGCCCGCTGGCAGCTCGCCCTCAGCCGAGGGAACTCCGGCTTTGGCATGGCCGTCCTTGGCGCTCGCCGGCGAATTGTCGCGGTGCATTGCGGAGCTGATGACTGTACCCGCCCTTCGGGCCGCCTCAGTCAGCTGGTCCGTAACCTCGGGTGCCTTGTCTTTGACCGCCTCGGTTGCAGCGGCCACTTTGTCCTGGACCGGCTTGCTGTCCCAGATCCCGGCTGCCCGGGCCTTGATTTTTTCGTAGGCGGCGCGGCCGGACCTGGAGCCCAGAAGAAATCCTGCTGCCAATCCTGTACCAAAAAGAAGTTTTGCTTTCATGCTGTACTCCTGCTCCGTGAGAAGGTGCCGTACTTGGGCCGGCCCGCTGGAGGGGCTGACCCTGGACCAATGAGGCCGTGAAAGGAAAAACGGCCCCAGGAAAAAATCCCGGGGCCGTTTCTCAGGCCAGGCTCCGCTTTAGCGGGCTGTGCGCTTGGTGATCATGCCATAAACAAGCAGGACGATGATCGCACCGCCAATGGCCAGGAGCCATGTGGACAGCGAGAAGAACTCGTTGATGCCTACGCCGAAGAGCGCGCCGCCAATGAATCCGCCCAAGAGTGCGCCGACAACACCGAGCAGCAGCGTAATGAAAATGCCGCCGCCCTGCCGGCCGGGGAGGATTGCCTTAGCGATTGCTCCGGCGATGAGGCCCAGAATCAGAAATGCGAAAAAACCCATTTTATTGTTCCTTCTTCTTTCTTTGAGGAGGTGCCCGGATCCCGGGCACGCTTCATCCTTCTACCTAATACTAATCATGCTTAGTATTAATCTTCCAGTCGGCGGAGCTGTGAACTTCGTTGGGGCGCCGACCGTCAGTGGCCTTGGACGTCAGAATTAACTCCGGTCTCGTCACCTCCATCCAAGGTGGCGATGGCTGTTATGTCGTCTGTGTCCAAGGCAAAGCCGAAGATGCCCAGGTTCTCTTTCATGCGTTGTGGATTGGCCGACTTGGGGATGGCGACGAGGCCCTGCTCGACATGCCAGCGGAGCACGATCTGGCCAGGCGTCTTGGCATGTTTTTGGGCGATTCTTCCCAGTACTGGGGCGTTCAGGAGGTCACTGCCTGCACCCAGCGGGCTGTACGACTCCGTGACGATTCCGAGCTGCCGGTTGTAGGCAATATCCACTATCCGGGTGATGGCCGGGCTGACCTGAATCTGGTTCACGGCAGGTACAACATCGCAGGCGGCGAGGAGCCGTTCCAGGTGCGCCGGCTTGAAGTTGGAGACGCCGATCGACCGGGCTTTGCCCTCGGCCTGCAGCCGTTCAAAAGTCTTCCAGGTTGAGATGAATTCATCGCGCCGGGGGAGCGGCCAGTGGATCAAGAGCAGGTCCACGTAGTCCAGCCCGAGGCGCCTGAGTGAGCCGTCAAGTCCGGCAACAGCCCTGTCGTTGCCTTGGAATTCGCCGTCCAGTTTGGTGGTGATGAACAGTTCCGACCGCTCCAGGCCGCTGGCGCGGACTCCGTCTCCCACGCCCGCTTCGTTTCCGTATTTCACCGCGGTGTCGATGTGGCGGTACCCGGCTTCCACTGCATCCACGACGGCGGCAGCCACCTGTTTGTCGTCCAGCGGCCAGGTGCCCAGTCCGATCTGGGGAATCCGGTGTCCGTCATTGAGCTCAATCACAGGTGAAAGTGCCATGGCAGAAGTCTTTCCCATCTGAGTCGGTTTGCCCAGACGTTCAAGGGCAAAGTCTTCCAACGATTCCGTTGTGGCACGGCCTCCCTTCTTGCCCGCCGGCGCCTACGGCCCGCGCGCCCAACCCGCCGGCGCCTACGGCCCGCGCGCCCAACCCGCCGGCGCCTACGGCCGGCGCGCCCAACCCGCCGGCGCCTACGGCCCGCGCGCCCAACCCGCCGGCGCCTATGGCCGGCGCGCCCAACCGGCCAGCCGGTCGCTGAGGTCCATGAAGCCGGCGTCGATCTTCTGCAGCGCCGGGTGGGCATCGTGCCAGCGGACAATCTCCCGGGCCCCTTCCGCGAACGGGATGGAGCACTGGAACGACGGCACCAGCGACTTGATTTTTGAGTTGTCGAACACCACGGAGTGCGCCCTGTCCCCGAGCAGCCACGGGCCCCGTTCGGGGTCGTGGGTGGCAATGGTTTCCGAGGCAACGTGCACCAGTTCCGGTTGGGCGACCCCT
This genomic window from Arthrobacter sp. 24S4-2 contains:
- a CDS encoding putative protein N(5)-glutamine methyltransferase, with the protein product MDTAEATVRRLRAAGCVFAEDEARLIAGAAESAAELEAMVDQRISGLPLEHILGWAEFCGLRIGVATGVFVPRRRTEFLVRQAELLLGRAPDAVTPDGGPRAVVVDLCCGSGAVGAALAARQDGIELHASDLDPTAVLCARRNIGAAGGRVYEGDLFAPLPAGLRGRIGILVANAPYVPTAAIRTMPTEARTHEPRMSLDGGPDGLDIQRRVVAEAPAWLAPGGHVLIETSADQAARTIGFMRESGLATQLASDPELDATVAIGRLGR
- a CDS encoding GlsB/YeaQ/YmgE family stress response membrane protein yields the protein MGFFAFLILGLIAGAIAKAILPGRQGGGIFITLLLGVVGALLGGFIGGALFGVGINEFFSLSTWLLAIGGAIIVLLVYGMITKRTAR
- a CDS encoding alpha-amylase family glycosyl hydrolase; this translates as MFSRSANRKNPSRTAAALLAALVAASAVSAPVQAAPEPENPGAPPAGHSLRAPVTDENFYFVMADRFSNGSSANDDGGLGSDPMVSGFDPTKKGFYNGGDLKGLRDRIDYIQGLGTTSIWLTPSFKNKAVQPEDKSAGYHGYWVTDFTQIDPHLGTNDELKALIDEAHSRGMKVYFDIITNHTADVIGYEEGDRTAYISKDTAPYKTAAGEAFDDRDYAGKDTFPALDPATSFPYTPKLAAGEEDLKVPAWLNDPALYHNRGDTTFQGEDSFYGDFFGLDDLFTEHPTVVNGMIDVYEKWIGDFGVDGFRIDTMKHVNDEFWQEFGPKVLDYAKDHGKDEFFMFGEVFDTSKSFTSQFTTRNRMQAVLDFPFQDAARNFASRSRDAGELETFFAADDWYTDADSNVYELPTFLGNHDMGRIGSFIAADNPDADDAERVARDRLAHELMYFSRGNPVVYYGDEQGFTGPGGDQDARQTLFASKVPDYLDDDLLGTDATHATDNFDTAHPLYSKISELAALTAEHPALRNGAHQNRYAAEGQGIYAFSRTDAKDQREYVVAVNNSETQQTASVPTYISKRSYTRIYGGAGDAANPAAEAKTAGDGKLTVTVPPLSAVVYESSGRIPRSKAAPTVALQEPATAEGDNGRIRVAADVDGSSFYELTFEARKAGGEWEPIGTDDTAPYQVFHEVTALNPGTAVEYRAVALDNGGHTSASAARTGTVPAPVLTMQKPAEGSSADGKVEVSATASPEKADYTVSFERSVDGGDWIAIGSDSSSPAYTVFDDLAALGLADGTAVRYRATMSVPGAANVVSDIRTVVAGEIPQPDTVTVAGSLDSELGCPDDWQPACDAAFMTLDPADKVWRLTVPDLPAGTYEFKAALNGGWDENYGAGGAFNGGNIVLEHPGGAVTFRYDHSTHLLSPVYASQQPAAVASAGSMNSELGCAEDWMPSCDQAQLVLDPADLVWKLSVPDLPAGSYEFKAALNRSWAESYGAGGSPNGANISLAHDGGPLTIRYDHFTHVMTAG
- a CDS encoding glycogen debranching N-terminal domain-containing protein translates to MTGWNLDTAGSIGHDAVTIVEGSSFFISALNGDLDPALAHGAFYQDTRIISRWNLLVNNHLVEELTVVNPEPYRAVFTGRAPQPDGAADRPMVIERDRQVGDGVRETLTVRNYSSSPAPCSIKLAVEADFADLFEVKAGRKTRQLRPSHRPEGDRLIISGRHNGRILGVAVRAPGADVNRHGVMFKVTVPAKGSWTATIVVTPSSDGSEPAGKFSASTPQHESVPALRHRNWGAAAPQITMDNPVFERILRQSQRDLGALRITDPAHPDRTVIAAGAPWFMALFGRDSLLTSLMALPVDPTIALGTLQTLAEYQGQRVNELTEEQPGRILHEVRLGSSAALSLGGDKTYYGTADATPLFVTLLGEVSRWGLEPQAVQALLPHADRALEWITRHGDRDGDGFVEYERATRHGLLNQGWKDSYDGINFADGTLAEPPIALCEVQGYVYSAYLARAMLALDSGDTGLAHAWGDRAAALKEEFNRRFWLPQRGYFAVALDKDKRPVDACASNMGHCLWSGIVDDDKAALVAQRLMEPDMFSGWGVRTLASTMGAFNPVSYHNGSVWPHDNALIAAGLMRYGFIGEAQRVAMAIFDAAAAFGGRLPELFCGFGRETDRPPVAYPSSCSPQAWASATPIHLIRVLLRFEPSASTGALWLSPAFPESFGYLRKDQVPLAGSRLTIEVSGNDANVTGLPPSIELHLGTQDPWRTWSGSAMTPAGRLADVGGVMRIGILAPPWIPVPPPGYGGTESVVHTLAVGLAEAGHDVVLAASGDSTCPVPRVPGLSEASELSMDSGRQEILHVLRSYEAMEDVDVVHDHTLLGPLCQPKVPNIPRATTLHGPFDDELTRIYRAMQRESALVAISHHQASTARGVKIAAVIHHGIDVRSVPYSPVPTGGACFLGRMHPNKGLLQAIMVAREAGIPLRIGAKMRETFEEDYFHDVIEPLLGPDVEYLGELCTAEKYQLLGESVALLNPIQWPEPFGMVMIEALAAGTPVVASRRGSAPEIIADGETGFLADSVHGLAEALQGCQWLHRNDCRREAERRFSSQRMVEDHVRLYSQLLAAAPRAAAEAAAAGL
- a CDS encoding YtxH domain-containing protein, with protein sequence MKAKLLFGTGLAAGFLLGSRSGRAAYEKIKARAAGIWDSKPVQDKVAAATEAVKDKAPEVTDQLTEAARRAGTVISSAMHRDNSPASAKDGHAKAGVPSAEGELPAGDYVPSHSTYPETVNLGTSDAGTPDVSSDPALNDATGQDWSDEGGATPDGAATNTNPDRT
- a CDS encoding aldo/keto reductase — encoded protein: MALSPVIELNDGHRIPQIGLGTWPLDDKQVAAAVVDAVEAGYRHIDTAVKYGNEAGVGDGVRASGLERSELFITTKLDGEFQGNDRAVAGLDGSLRRLGLDYVDLLLIHWPLPRRDEFISTWKTFERLQAEGKARSIGVSNFKPAHLERLLAACDVVPAVNQIQVSPAITRIVDIAYNRQLGIVTESYSPLGAGSDLLNAPVLGRIAQKHAKTPGQIVLRWHVEQGLVAIPKSANPQRMKENLGIFGFALDTDDITAIATLDGGDETGVNSDVQGH